A single genomic interval of Helianthus annuus cultivar XRQ/B chromosome 6, HanXRQr2.0-SUNRISE, whole genome shotgun sequence harbors:
- the LOC110915647 gene encoding pentatricopeptide repeat-containing protein At3g02650, mitochondrial, with the protein MWRSRLLAAQRFRSSLTRSSQLHSKVHTSQTLTPYRHTQHFRSIPLFPQSNAIRFFSSSSTDSITDVEVSTHSNNGVIADENDKNDTFNIGEIWNQGVDEVKNVFETEAFDSENQDPVELNNEVDVGELDRVITLLKSEIGEFDGVRRSIESSLDEMNLNLSEEFVVRVLVSENVSGESLIDFFKWAAGGSNEQVFSVTTRSLDVLVRAVCAEMKKKVAYKLWDLVKEIGEKGDGVVSTEMLNALISLFSRLGKGMAGYEVFDKFGDFSCVTNADSYYFTIQALCRRSIFDRVGLVCERMVSEGKLPEAAKVGDVIYYLCKGGMVKEARSVYLSAKEKQQYPPQPSVNFLISSLCDRKKNDADSVHFALKMLDDIENKKYAIKQFSCVIQALCRVNDIEAAKALLSRMIDNGPPPGNAIFNTIINALSKSGDMTEAINVMRMMENRGLKPDVFAYSVIMSGYAKGGEMEEASKMLTEAKKNHCKLTPVIYHTIIRGYCKLEQFGKAVKLLEEMEEYGVRPNTDEYNKLIQSLCLKAADWVMAEKLMEEMTKKGLHLNGITKSLIRAVKELEEEGKGAKEATVAA; encoded by the coding sequence ATGTGGCGATCAAGATTATTAGCAGCACAAAGATTCCGATCATCCCTCACAAGATCCTCTCAATTGCACTCTAAGGTACACACTTCTCAAACCCTAACACCTTATCGCCATACACAACATTTCAGATCCATACCCTTATTCCCACAATCAAACGCCATTAGATTCTTTAGTTCTAGCTCTACAGACTCAATTACAGATGTAGAAGTGAGTACTCATAGTAATAATGGTGTAATTGCTGATGAGAATGATAAAAATGATACCTTTAATATTGGGGAAATCTGGAATCAAGGTGTTGATGAGGTTAAAAATGTGTTCGAAACCGAAGCGTTCGATTCGGAGAATCAGGATCCGGTGGAGTTAAATAATGAGGTTGATGTAGGAGAATTAGATAGAGTGATAACGCTTTTGAAGAGTGAGATCGGTGAGTTTGATGGTGTTCGTAGGTCGATAGAGTCGAGTCTTGATGAAATGAATTTGAATTTGAGTGAAGAGTTTGTGGTGAGAGTGTTGGTAAGTGAAAATGTTTCGGGGGAGAGTTTGATTGATTTCTTTAAGTGGGCTGCTGGAGGTAGTAACGAACAAGTGTTTTCGGTTACGACGAGGTCGCTTGATGTGCTTGTGAGAGCGGTTTGTGCGGAGATGAAAAAGAAGGTTGCGTATAAGTTGTGGGATTTGGTTAAGGAGATCGGTGAAAAGGGTGATGGTGTTGTGAGTACCGAGATGCTTAATGCGTTGATATCTTTGTTTTCGAGGTTAGGTAAAGGGATGGCTGGGTACGAGGTGTttgacaagtttggagacttttCTTGTGTGACGAATGCGGATTCGTATTATTTTACTATTCAAGCTCTTTGTAGGCGATCGATTTTCGATCGTGTTGGTTTGGTTTGTGAGAGGATGGTTAGTGAAGGAAAGTTACCCGAAGCAGCGAAAGTCggtgatgttatatattatttatgcAAAGGTGGGATGGTGAAAGAAGCTCGTTCCGTTTATCTATCAGCAAAAGAGAAACAACAATACCCACCTCAGCCGTCTGTTAACTTTTTAATCAGTTCTCTTTGTGACCGAAAGAAGAACGACGCTGATTCAGTTCACTTTGCGTTGAAGATGTTGGACGATATAGAAAACAAGAAATACGCAATCAAGCAGTTTTCTTGTGTCATCCAAGCGTTGTGCAGAGTTAACGATATTGAAGCGGCAAAAGCTTTGTTGTCCCGAATGATTGATAATGGTCCTCCGCCTGGAAATGCAATCTTTAACACCATTATCAACGCGCTTTCGAAGTCGGGAGATATGACCGAAGCTATAAACGTAATGAGGATGATGGAAAACAGGGGACTCAAGCCGGACGTGTTCGCTTACAGTGTGATTATGAGCGGGTACGCAAAGGGTGGTGAAATGGAAGAAGCTTCCAAAATGTTAACCGAGGCTAAAAAGAATCACTGCAAGCTGACACCTGTCATTTACCATACGATTATTCGCGGGTATTGTAAACTTGAGCAATTCGGAAAGGCGGTGAAGTTATTGGAGGAAATGGAGGAGTATGGGGTTCGGCCGAATACTGACGAGTATAATAAATTGATTCAATCTCTTTGTTTGAAAGCGGCTGATTGGGTAATGGCGGAGAAGTTAATGGAGGAAATGACGAAAAAGGGTTTGCATCTGAACGGGATTACAAAATCGCTTATAAGAGCGGTTAAGGAGTTGGAGGAAGAGGGAAAAGGCGCCAAAGAAGCGACTGTTGCAGCGTAA